From Planctomycetota bacterium, the proteins below share one genomic window:
- a CDS encoding ClbS/DfsB family four-helix bundle protein has translation MKYASKSQLINAIEDEHAKLLSIVESIPKRRFTEADVWGDGWNAKDLLIHLAVWEQMFLRWYNDELEGREPQVPDKDYRWRDTPELNRAIQRRHKRQSVATTLTNFARSYEEILHTARSIPEADLLTVGRFDWTGTSTLASYLGANSASHYRFASRVLRRWLRTTKT, from the coding sequence GTGAAGTACGCGTCCAAAAGCCAGTTGATCAACGCGATCGAAGACGAGCACGCGAAGTTGCTTTCGATCGTGGAGTCGATCCCCAAGCGACGGTTTACAGAGGCCGATGTCTGGGGTGATGGTTGGAATGCGAAAGACCTTCTGATTCACCTGGCCGTCTGGGAACAGATGTTCCTCCGGTGGTACAACGACGAACTCGAAGGACGCGAACCCCAGGTACCCGACAAGGACTATCGCTGGCGAGATACGCCGGAACTCAACCGGGCCATCCAGCGCCGCCACAAGCGGCAGTCGGTCGCCACGACGCTTACCAATTTCGCCAGATCCTACGAGGAAATCCTCCACACAGCCCGGAGCATCCCGGAAGCCGACCTGCTCACCGTTGGCCGATTCGACTGGACCGGAACGAGCACGCTCGCCAGCTATCTCGGAGCAAACTCCGCCAGTCATTACCGGTTCGCCTCGCGCGTACTTCGCCGTTGGCTACGGACGACGAAAACCTGA
- a CDS encoding VOC family protein, whose product MRSPFFHGVGGVVSADIAVPEHERELDFYRRVLTTGSAPLWRDDLTNNQGMPVIGLGFRTPEYEVLPLQWFPHFQVADVATSAARAVELGGRELMHGRDDDGQSQWAGLVDPGGAAFGVIPVVDEPSPDPGQLGDIGHIARVALLAEDVASMSSFYEQVVGLAADTAEIAASDEFKSGIGSVWLIHLPVDNFAESLRQVDEGGGEVVWQPTDEERAVIRDPVGVYFALTARSS is encoded by the coding sequence ATGCGTAGCCCTTTTTTCCATGGTGTGGGTGGCGTCGTCAGCGCGGACATCGCGGTCCCGGAGCATGAGCGTGAACTCGACTTCTACCGCCGGGTTCTCACCACGGGCTCTGCACCATTGTGGCGCGACGACCTGACCAACAACCAAGGGATGCCGGTCATCGGTCTGGGGTTCCGTACGCCGGAGTACGAGGTGCTGCCGTTGCAGTGGTTTCCTCACTTTCAGGTGGCTGATGTCGCGACCAGCGCCGCGCGGGCCGTCGAGCTGGGTGGCCGGGAGCTGATGCACGGCCGAGATGACGATGGGCAAAGCCAATGGGCGGGTCTGGTCGATCCCGGCGGTGCGGCGTTCGGTGTGATCCCCGTCGTCGACGAGCCATCGCCAGACCCGGGTCAACTCGGCGACATCGGTCACATCGCCCGGGTCGCGCTTTTGGCCGAAGACGTTGCGTCGATGTCATCGTTTTACGAACAGGTCGTCGGGCTGGCGGCCGACACGGCGGAGATTGCAGCATCGGATGAGTTCAAGTCGGGCATTGGGTCAGTCTGGTTGATCCACCTGCCCGTCGACAACTTCGCGGAGAGCCTGCGGCAAGTCGACGAAGGTGGCGGTGAGGTCGTTTGGCAACCCACCGACGAAGAACGTGCCGTGATTCGTGACCCGGTCGGTGTTTACTTCGCCTTGACGGCTCGGTCGTCGTGA
- a CDS encoding fructose-bisphosphatase class III: MSASDQRPYDQDYELALLQYLSQQYPDVDSAMAEIARLSAVCTLPKGTVHVISDIHGEDKKLRHVINNASGTLRPLIEKLFADRLSAGDFQEFLTLTFYPAEMTATLDRKLTDKTERRAFVLRTLRLQLELARTLATGYSLKRALQVFPVAYRELLMEMMQEPTTGRDASFLRAIVDELVERGKGLELVHVTGRLVRNLAIYELIINGDCWDRGPRGDRVMDYLAQQPNVKFVWGNHDVTWLGAALGHDALICMCIRVSLRYRRLGQLDEGYSIPLTPLDHLVRTVYDGDPAERFHPKADGMRPKWLVGRMQKAIAIMQFKLEGQMIARHPEWGMDDRRLLDKIDKDAGTITLDGKTYPLRDTHLPTLDHDDPYALTAEEQFCLDRIRNSFESSQHLQDHVRYLVSHGSMYRIRDDHLIFHGCIPCDAEGNFLPMSVDGKEHWGRAMFDAIDRVVLRTVEHRAPADLDFLWYLWNGPRSPLFGKDRITTFERDFIEDKATHHEEKNAYFDLIHDAHFCEKVLKAFDVDPQCGLIVNGHVPVKIEAGESPLKDSGKAITIDGAFSEAYGDHGYTLVLEPERTVLAKHHHFESVEAAIRDGVDIVPQVTPVKQWDPIRRMGDTERGRQFASEIRMLERLIEAYRRNDIRPPTDGRTL; this comes from the coding sequence ATGAGCGCCTCGGACCAACGACCCTACGACCAGGACTACGAACTGGCCCTACTGCAGTATCTCTCGCAGCAGTACCCCGACGTCGACTCGGCGATGGCGGAGATCGCGCGGCTCTCGGCGGTCTGCACGCTGCCCAAGGGGACCGTTCACGTCATCAGCGACATCCACGGTGAAGACAAGAAACTTCGCCACGTCATCAACAACGCCTCGGGCACCTTGCGGCCGCTCATCGAGAAACTCTTCGCGGACAGGCTTAGTGCCGGCGACTTCCAGGAGTTTCTGACACTGACGTTCTACCCGGCCGAGATGACCGCGACGCTCGACCGGAAGCTGACCGACAAAACCGAGCGTCGGGCGTTCGTCCTGCGGACGCTACGGTTGCAACTGGAACTGGCACGCACACTGGCGACGGGGTACAGCCTCAAGCGTGCGCTGCAAGTGTTCCCCGTGGCGTACCGCGAACTGCTCATGGAGATGATGCAGGAGCCGACCACCGGCCGGGACGCGAGCTTTCTCCGGGCGATCGTCGACGAGTTGGTTGAACGCGGCAAGGGACTCGAACTCGTCCACGTCACCGGCCGGCTCGTCCGCAACCTCGCGATCTACGAGCTGATCATCAACGGCGATTGCTGGGATCGCGGTCCGCGTGGCGATCGGGTCATGGACTACCTCGCGCAACAGCCGAACGTGAAGTTCGTCTGGGGCAACCACGACGTGACCTGGCTCGGGGCGGCGCTCGGGCACGACGCGCTGATCTGCATGTGCATTCGTGTGTCGCTGCGCTACCGCCGACTCGGACAGCTCGACGAGGGTTACTCCATTCCGCTCACGCCGTTGGACCACCTGGTGCGGACCGTTTACGACGGCGATCCGGCCGAGCGGTTCCACCCCAAGGCCGACGGCATGCGGCCCAAGTGGCTCGTGGGTCGCATGCAGAAGGCCATCGCCATCATGCAGTTCAAGCTCGAGGGGCAGATGATCGCCCGCCATCCCGAGTGGGGCATGGACGACCGCCGACTGCTGGACAAGATCGACAAGGACGCCGGCACCATCACGCTCGACGGCAAGACCTACCCGCTACGCGATACCCACCTGCCCACGCTCGATCACGACGATCCGTACGCGCTGACTGCCGAGGAACAGTTCTGCCTCGACCGCATACGCAACAGCTTCGAATCCAGCCAACACCTGCAGGATCATGTGAGGTATCTCGTCTCCCACGGGAGCATGTACCGCATTCGCGACGACCACCTGATCTTCCACGGCTGCATCCCGTGCGACGCGGAAGGAAACTTCCTGCCGATGAGTGTCGACGGCAAGGAGCACTGGGGCCGGGCGATGTTCGACGCGATCGACCGAGTGGTGCTGCGAACGGTGGAGCATCGCGCGCCGGCGGACTTGGACTTTCTCTGGTACCTGTGGAACGGCCCGCGGTCGCCGCTGTTCGGTAAGGATCGCATCACCACGTTCGAGCGCGACTTCATTGAGGACAAGGCCACTCACCACGAGGAGAAAAATGCATACTTCGACCTCATCCACGACGCGCACTTCTGCGAGAAGGTGCTCAAGGCGTTTGACGTCGACCCGCAATGCGGCTTGATCGTCAACGGCCACGTCCCGGTGAAGATCGAGGCCGGCGAATCACCGCTCAAGGACAGCGGCAAGGCCATCACCATCGACGGCGCTTTCAGCGAAGCCTATGGCGACCACGGCTACACCCTCGTGCTCGAACCCGAGCGCACCGTGCTCGCCAAGCACCACCACTTCGAGTCTGTCGAGGCCGCCATTCGCGATGGCGTCGACATCGTCCCGCAGGTCACGCCCGTCAAGCAGTGGGACCCGATCCGTCGCATGGGCGACACCGAGCGCGGCCGACAGTTTGCCAGCGAAATCAGGATGCTCGAACGGTTGATCGAAGCCTACCGCCGCAACGACATCCGCCCGCCGACCGACGGGCGAACGCTGTAG
- a CDS encoding prohibitin family protein has translation MSNPQIDLSNVNPKKAIAGIITVVVLLVLIFVGLKSYKSVPAGHVAVATLFGKPVEQEFNAGLQFPVNPLYEWIEYDVREKTHKEEASVPSQDQLTTDIDVSVQYNIVGDQASRILTETGTAEDAVTVHLIPKLRSLMREQGKTVVRAEEFFQPETQERLTRDIQSKLQEYLEPKGVNVQAVLLRDFRLPPSILANVELKKQAEQKVEQERAELEQVKVQAQQKVEQAKAEREAAEQEAERRKLIADAQAYEIQKINEAIANNPAYIQLESLKALQAISSDPAAKLYFLNGDSPQPLPLMNLGSENPITGGR, from the coding sequence ATGAGCAACCCACAGATCGACCTGTCCAACGTGAATCCCAAGAAGGCCATCGCCGGCATCATCACGGTTGTCGTGCTGCTGGTGCTCATCTTCGTCGGGCTCAAGAGCTACAAGTCCGTCCCCGCCGGCCACGTCGCCGTCGCCACGCTCTTCGGCAAACCCGTCGAGCAAGAGTTCAACGCCGGCCTGCAATTCCCCGTCAACCCGCTGTATGAGTGGATCGAGTACGACGTCCGCGAGAAGACCCACAAGGAAGAGGCCAGCGTCCCCAGCCAGGATCAGCTCACCACCGACATCGACGTGAGCGTCCAGTACAACATCGTCGGCGACCAAGCATCACGCATCCTCACCGAGACCGGCACCGCCGAAGACGCGGTGACCGTCCACCTGATCCCGAAACTGCGCAGCCTCATGCGTGAGCAGGGCAAAACCGTTGTGCGGGCAGAAGAGTTCTTCCAACCCGAGACCCAAGAGAGGCTCACACGCGATATCCAAAGCAAGCTACAGGAATACCTCGAGCCCAAGGGCGTGAACGTGCAGGCGGTGCTGCTGCGTGACTTCCGCCTGCCCCCGAGCATCCTCGCCAACGTCGAGCTCAAGAAGCAGGCCGAGCAGAAGGTCGAACAGGAGCGCGCCGAGCTCGAACAGGTCAAGGTCCAGGCCCAGCAGAAGGTCGAGCAAGCCAAGGCCGAGCGCGAAGCCGCCGAGCAGGAAGCCGAACGCCGCAAGCTCATCGCCGACGCTCAGGCCTACGAGATCCAGAAGATCAACGAAGCGATCGCCAACAACCCGGCGTACATCCAACTCGAGTCGCTCAAAGCCCTCCAAGCCATCAGCAGCGACCCCGCCGCCAAGCTCTACTTCCTCAACGGCGACAGCCCGCAGCCGCTACCGCTGATGAACCTGGGCAGCGAAAACCCAATCACGGGCGGGCGGTGA
- a CDS encoding tetratricopeptide repeat protein translates to MSGASGDIFLSCVSREFHRARPDDPTSEPSCGSYRTLLDKQLKMRGADADFQEQFVDGPSSTLELLDEKIQRCKAVVHLIGDATGACPTADEVSVLRQKYPTLLDARTELRAALDAAGWENISYTQWEAYLALHHGKHLVRHRATAAAPRTPGFTADLAEAERQQAHLDRLAQIAAVYASEFSDPNKLCLDVITELGAAGKIAEARLGILQNLLHQSIGQIFKGRGGLMDELSDRLGTGQPVALYGTGGVGKTRAAIEFAWRYQNDYDALLFVSAEPGPTDDASVIDPAVHLQSQLADLNGVLKLADDTAKQADKLKEVLNWLNRDDTRWLMVIDNVDRSETRHALFNGLLNQLVGGQVVLTTRLAEWQDFVETVPVEILTMQAAVDLLLDTHGSHRIRTPNEEDEAKTVAEAMGYLSSGLYLARAFVSHRYTDYAAYLRRFQANDAKVTQWPNAYKGAYQHELLTAWQTSVDELGEEAKLLLDVLAWYAADPIPMSMTEKVPDDLAERLSEVRDALAELAEFCLADIPSDGETFTVPRLIQEVTRRRQGVGEDTPTPDGDPLDLALRWINEQFTGDPEHPDNWPRLGDLAPHATEAAMARGTPREPAMLLLNQLDCLADAQGDYAVAEPLSRRAVEARERVFGPEHPNTLASVNNLAGLLESQGDLSSAEPLYRRALEARERVLGPEHPGTLTSVNNLAGLLESQGDLSSAEPLYRRCVVGLVQLSRSVGRAFPNLQAGCNNWIGCMLAMEFDRKEISRRLHDAGVFEFLGSE, encoded by the coding sequence ATGTCAGGGGCCAGCGGTGACATCTTTCTGAGTTGTGTATCGAGAGAGTTCCACCGCGCCAGGCCCGATGATCCGACTTCCGAACCCTCCTGCGGCTCGTACCGGACGCTCCTCGACAAGCAACTGAAGATGCGCGGCGCTGACGCGGATTTTCAGGAGCAGTTCGTCGATGGCCCCAGTTCGACGCTCGAACTCCTCGATGAGAAGATTCAGCGCTGCAAGGCGGTAGTCCACCTGATCGGAGACGCAACCGGTGCGTGTCCGACCGCTGACGAGGTAAGTGTGTTGCGTCAGAAATACCCGACGCTGCTCGACGCGCGGACCGAGCTTCGGGCCGCACTGGATGCGGCCGGTTGGGAAAACATCAGCTATACCCAGTGGGAGGCGTACCTTGCCTTGCATCACGGCAAGCACCTCGTCCGCCACCGCGCCACCGCCGCAGCCCCGCGCACGCCCGGATTCACGGCCGACCTCGCCGAGGCGGAACGGCAGCAGGCACACCTTGACCGCCTCGCGCAGATCGCGGCCGTTTATGCCAGCGAGTTTTCGGACCCGAACAAGCTATGTCTCGACGTCATCACCGAGCTCGGCGCCGCGGGGAAGATCGCCGAGGCCCGGCTCGGCATCCTGCAGAACTTGCTGCACCAGTCAATCGGCCAGATTTTCAAGGGCCGGGGCGGGCTCATGGACGAACTCTCGGACCGCCTGGGGACTGGTCAGCCGGTTGCGCTCTACGGGACCGGCGGGGTGGGCAAGACCCGCGCGGCCATCGAATTCGCCTGGCGGTATCAGAATGACTACGACGCGCTGCTGTTCGTCTCCGCCGAACCCGGCCCGACCGACGACGCCTCCGTCATCGACCCCGCTGTCCATCTCCAGAGCCAACTCGCCGACCTCAACGGGGTCCTGAAGCTCGCAGACGACACCGCCAAGCAAGCTGACAAACTCAAAGAAGTTCTCAACTGGCTTAACCGCGATGACACTCGTTGGCTCATGGTTATCGACAACGTCGACCGCTCCGAAACCCGGCACGCTCTGTTCAACGGCTTGCTCAATCAGCTTGTCGGCGGGCAAGTCGTGCTCACCACCCGGCTCGCTGAATGGCAGGATTTCGTGGAGACGGTGCCGGTGGAGATTCTGACGATGCAGGCGGCCGTTGATCTGCTGCTGGACACGCATGGCAGCCACCGCATTCGCACGCCCAACGAAGAAGACGAGGCGAAAACGGTGGCTGAGGCGATGGGCTACCTCAGCAGCGGTTTGTACCTCGCTCGCGCTTTTGTCTCGCACAGGTACACCGATTACGCCGCCTACTTACGCCGCTTCCAGGCCAATGACGCGAAAGTCACCCAATGGCCCAACGCCTACAAGGGTGCCTATCAGCACGAACTGCTCACCGCTTGGCAAACCAGCGTCGACGAACTCGGCGAGGAGGCCAAACTGTTGCTCGATGTTCTCGCCTGGTATGCGGCCGACCCGATCCCGATGTCGATGACGGAGAAGGTGCCGGACGATCTCGCCGAGCGCTTGAGCGAGGTACGCGACGCCTTGGCGGAGTTGGCCGAGTTCTGCCTCGCGGACATCCCCAGCGACGGCGAGACATTCACCGTTCCCCGGCTGATCCAGGAAGTCACCCGCCGACGCCAAGGCGTAGGTGAAGACACACCAACCCCCGACGGCGACCCGCTCGATCTCGCCCTGCGCTGGATCAATGAACAGTTTACCGGTGATCCGGAACACCCCGATAACTGGCCTCGCCTCGGCGACCTCGCTCCCCACGCCACCGAGGCCGCCATGGCCCGTGGCACCCCCCGAGAGCCCGCGATGCTGCTGCTGAATCAACTGGATTGCCTGGCGGACGCCCAAGGCGATTACGCCGTCGCGGAGCCGCTTTCTCGTCGCGCAGTCGAGGCCCGTGAACGTGTGTTTGGCCCGGAGCATCCGAACACGCTCGCCAGCGTCAACAATCTGGCGGGGCTGTTGGAATCCCAAGGCGACCTTTCGTCCGCGGAGCCGCTGTACCGCCGTGCGTTGGAGGCTCGTGAACGTGTGCTTGGCCCAGAGCACCCGGGCACGCTCACCAGCGTCAACAATCTGGCGGGTCTGTTGGAATCCCAAGGCGACCTTTCGTCCGCGGAGCCGCTGTATCGGCGGTGCGTGGTGGGGTTGGTCCAGCTCAGCCGGTCCGTCGGGCGGGCATTTCCGAATCTTCAAGCCGGGTGCAACAACTGGATCGGCTGCATGTTGGCCATGGAATTTGATCGCAAGGAGATTTCTCGGCGGTTGCACGACGCCGGGGTCTTTGAGTTTTTGGGTTCGGAGTGA
- a CDS encoding 2Fe-2S iron-sulfur cluster-binding protein, with protein MPSITVDGKQIEAQDGQMILQACLDHGIELPHYCYHPGLTIVASCRICLAEVEGIPKLVPTCQTPVREGMVVHTQSPRSVANQKSVMEYLLVNHPLDCPVCDQAGECLLQDYSYEYGRSGSRFEEDKAKQPKKIVGDNVLLYGDRCIMCTRCVRFTREIAGTSELYVNGRGHTEQIDIFPGKPLNNKLSVNVVDLCPVGALLDRDFLFKQRVWMLKSSPSISPVDAGGENIYLQHNDGVIYRVKPRFNPDVNDWWISDDTRHSYKAPFSDDRLVEAHAPDETNIPTPVHIETAVDAAELKLKEIGSGLFGVLSPMMTCEEAYLLGTYLCGIDPDATLVMGPAPVDPQGDHVFHNALTKEETFRIHAEKVPNRKGIERVMNILGGNRLAWDEFIKRSGDDYKAGVVVGGYLSDWIGAELAGVLDKPFTVVLDILPNALTRRADILIPSAAWCEKAGCWENHAGLIQPFEPAIAPPAGAKVDGDVLLDMLNRDGKYDAAAIRTELAEHDDAFNNLHIAKPEHDLPMPAGSMDEEMYEFVEV; from the coding sequence ATGCCCAGCATCACCGTTGACGGTAAACAGATCGAGGCCCAGGACGGGCAGATGATTCTTCAGGCGTGCCTCGACCATGGCATCGAGCTGCCGCACTACTGCTATCACCCGGGGCTCACGATCGTGGCGTCGTGCCGGATCTGCCTCGCGGAAGTCGAGGGCATTCCGAAGCTGGTGCCGACGTGCCAGACGCCGGTGCGTGAGGGGATGGTCGTTCACACGCAATCGCCGCGGTCGGTGGCCAACCAGAAGTCGGTCATGGAGTACCTGCTGGTGAACCACCCGCTGGACTGCCCGGTGTGTGACCAGGCGGGTGAGTGTCTGCTGCAGGACTACTCCTACGAGTACGGCCGATCCGGCTCGCGCTTCGAGGAAGACAAGGCCAAGCAGCCCAAGAAGATTGTCGGCGACAACGTCCTGCTCTACGGCGACCGCTGCATCATGTGTACCCGCTGCGTCCGCTTCACCCGCGAGATCGCCGGGACGTCGGAGCTCTACGTCAACGGCCGCGGCCACACCGAGCAGATCGACATCTTCCCCGGCAAGCCGCTCAACAACAAACTGTCGGTCAACGTCGTCGACCTCTGCCCCGTCGGTGCGTTGCTCGATCGCGACTTCCTGTTCAAGCAACGCGTCTGGATGCTCAAGAGCAGCCCGAGCATCAGCCCCGTCGACGCCGGCGGCGAGAACATTTACCTCCAGCACAACGACGGCGTCATCTACCGCGTCAAGCCGCGCTTCAACCCCGACGTCAACGACTGGTGGATCAGCGACGACACGCGTCACAGCTACAAGGCCCCCTTCAGCGACGACCGCCTCGTCGAAGCCCACGCGCCCGACGAAACCAACATCCCCACGCCCGTCCACATCGAGACCGCCGTCGACGCCGCCGAGCTCAAGCTCAAGGAAATCGGCTCCGGCTTGTTCGGCGTCCTGTCGCCGATGATGACCTGCGAAGAGGCGTACCTGCTCGGCACCTACCTCTGCGGCATCGACCCCGACGCGACGCTCGTCATGGGCCCGGCCCCGGTCGACCCGCAGGGCGATCACGTCTTCCACAACGCGCTGACCAAGGAAGAGACCTTCCGCATCCACGCCGAGAAGGTGCCGAATCGAAAGGGCATCGAGCGCGTCATGAACATCCTCGGCGGCAACCGCCTCGCTTGGGACGAGTTCATCAAACGCAGCGGTGACGACTACAAGGCCGGCGTGGTTGTCGGTGGCTACCTCTCCGACTGGATCGGTGCCGAGCTGGCCGGCGTGCTGGACAAGCCGTTCACGGTCGTGCTCGACATCCTGCCCAACGCGCTGACCCGCCGGGCCGACATCCTGATCCCGAGTGCGGCGTGGTGCGAGAAGGCCGGCTGCTGGGAGAACCACGCCGGGCTCATCCAACCCTTCGAGCCCGCCATCGCCCCGCCCGCCGGTGCGAAGGTCGACGGCGACGTGCTGCTCGACATGCTCAACCGCGACGGCAAGTACGACGCCGCCGCGATCCGCACCGAACTCGCCGAGCACGACGACGCGTTCAACAACCTGCACATCGCCAAGCCCGAGCACGACCTGCCGATGCCCGCCGGCAGTATGGATGAAGAGATGTATGAGTTCGTCGAGGTATAG
- a CDS encoding YHS domain-containing (seleno)protein — translation MNKILCTSVILAGLTIGYGTVATAEPTTQPAAESTEAVNTDKTGVAINGYDPVAYSEMGEPKKGNFQIASTHDGATYWFVSEKHKALFDADPEKYLPQYGGYCAYGVAIGRKFNADPHTWAIIDGKLYLNLNDQIAEVFN, via the coding sequence ATGAACAAGATTCTTTGCACGAGCGTGATCCTAGCAGGACTGACGATTGGTTATGGCACGGTTGCCACCGCAGAACCCACTACCCAACCCGCGGCGGAGTCGACCGAGGCCGTGAACACCGACAAGACCGGTGTGGCTATCAACGGCTACGACCCTGTTGCTTATTCCGAAATGGGCGAGCCGAAGAAAGGCAATTTCCAAATCGCCTCTACTCATGACGGAGCAACTTACTGGTTCGTCAGTGAGAAACACAAAGCCCTCTTTGACGCGGATCCGGAAAAGTATCTCCCGCAGTATGGCGGTTATTGCGCTTATGGCGTGGCGATCGGTCGCAAGTTCAATGCCGACCCCCACACTTGGGCGATCATTGACGGCAAGCTGTATCTGAATCTCAATGACCAAATCGCCGAGGTATTCAATTAG
- the pth gene encoding aminoacyl-tRNA hydrolase: MTTKLVVGLGNPGPEYAKTRHNVGFWAIDSLCERLGFGDFDRMAKTKFNGLIADTTVDTAGGMCKLLLLKPMTYMNRSGDAVGAALRFYKLEPADLVVVVDEMQIPTGRIKLGAEGSHGGHNGLRDIQAKLGTKAYPRLRIGVDRPPAGFVQSDYVLGKPTKEQKAAMDEAVVKAAAACVSWADVGLEKTMSVYNAK; the protein is encoded by the coding sequence ATGACCACCAAGCTCGTCGTCGGCCTCGGCAATCCTGGGCCGGAGTACGCCAAGACCCGACACAACGTCGGCTTCTGGGCGATCGACTCCCTCTGCGAGCGGCTCGGCTTCGGCGATTTCGACCGGATGGCCAAGACGAAGTTCAACGGGCTCATCGCCGACACGACGGTCGATACTGCCGGCGGCATGTGCAAGCTGTTGTTGCTCAAGCCGATGACGTACATGAACCGCAGCGGTGACGCGGTCGGGGCAGCGCTTCGCTTTTACAAGCTCGAGCCGGCCGATCTCGTGGTGGTGGTCGACGAGATGCAGATACCCACCGGCCGGATCAAGCTCGGGGCCGAGGGCTCCCACGGCGGCCACAACGGTCTGCGGGACATCCAGGCCAAGCTCGGCACCAAGGCGTATCCCCGCCTACGGATCGGCGTGGACCGCCCGCCCGCCGGGTTCGTGCAGTCGGATTACGTGCTTGGAAAGCCGACGAAAGAGCAGAAAGCCGCCATGGACGAGGCCGTCGTCAAGGCCGCCGCGGCGTGCGTGAGCTGGGCGGACGTGGGCTTGGAGAAGACGATGTCGGTTTACAACGCGAAGTGA
- the rpsF gene encoding 30S ribosomal protein S6, whose amino-acid sequence MSATATELRQYEAMFLFGTAAGANLDNAMKIVTELVTKHGGEILVLKKFDERRLAYEIKKNKRGLYMLCYYKGEPSSVAAITRDVNLGSDVLRLLIVDASHLTVEEMEAVEAQKYEPASEERRRPRPTEGAPADGDSNSDGADAEQPQEAATVGDE is encoded by the coding sequence ATGTCAGCCACTGCAACCGAACTGCGCCAGTACGAAGCGATGTTCCTCTTCGGAACCGCCGCCGGCGCGAACCTCGACAACGCCATGAAGATCGTCACCGAGCTGGTGACCAAGCATGGCGGCGAAATCCTCGTCCTCAAGAAGTTCGACGAACGCCGCTTGGCTTACGAGATCAAGAAGAACAAGCGTGGTTTGTACATGCTGTGCTACTACAAGGGCGAGCCGAGTTCGGTTGCCGCGATCACGCGTGACGTGAACCTCGGCTCGGACGTGCTCCGGTTGCTGATCGTCGACGCGTCGCACCTGACGGTCGAGGAAATGGAAGCCGTCGAGGCCCAGAAGTACGAGCCGGCCTCCGAAGAGCGTCGCCGCCCCCGCCCGACCGAAGGTGCCCCGGCCGATGGCGACAGCAACTCCGACGGTGCCGACGCCGAGCAGCCTCAGGAAGCCGCCACGGTCGGCGACGAGTAA
- the ssb gene encoding single-stranded DNA-binding protein produces the protein MASLNKVMLIGNLTRDPEMRYTQSNMAICKLGLAVNDSWKSKDGQTQERTLFIDCTAFGKTGEIINQYMSKGRPIFIEGSLRLDQWEDKQSGQKRSKHEVIIDNFQFLGGRDDNQGGGGGGGGGGYGRGNQGGNQGGNGGGYASRQQPARQQQPPQDDAPAPFNDDDQQFNEDDIPF, from the coding sequence ATGGCAAGTCTGAACAAGGTCATGCTCATCGGCAACCTCACCCGGGATCCGGAGATGCGGTACACCCAGAGCAACATGGCGATCTGCAAGCTCGGACTCGCCGTCAACGACTCTTGGAAATCCAAGGACGGGCAGACGCAGGAACGCACCCTGTTCATCGACTGCACGGCCTTCGGCAAGACCGGCGAGATCATCAATCAGTACATGTCCAAGGGTCGCCCCATCTTCATTGAGGGTTCGCTCCGCCTCGATCAATGGGAAGACAAGCAGTCGGGCCAAAAGCGGTCCAAGCACGAGGTCATCATCGACAACTTCCAGTTCCTAGGCGGTCGTGACGACAACCAAGGCGGTGGTGGAGGCGGAGGAGGCGGTGGCTACGGCCGTGGCAATCAAGGCGGAAACCAGGGCGGCAACGGTGGCGGCTACGCCTCTCGCCAACAACCCGCCCGCCAGCAACAGCCGCCCCAGGACGACGCTCCCGCCCCGTTCAACGACGACGATCAGCAGTTCAACGAAGACGACATTCCGTTTTAG
- the rplI gene encoding 50S ribosomal protein L9, with the protein MPKKIKKQPKTVKLLLNESVKSLGRVGDVVEVSPGYARNYLVPHHIAVQPTKTNLERVEEKRQEVLRQEAELREQRAAMLEKMEGLEIALERRANEMGHLFGSVTASDVAAELKTQDYAIEAEDVNLLGRIDEVGRYDVEIRFADDLKKSIRVYVAPDPDSKAAMEEYEAEKKAREEAEKEAQERAAAAAAEAANA; encoded by the coding sequence ATGCCCAAGAAAATCAAGAAGCAGCCCAAAACCGTCAAGCTCCTGCTCAACGAGAGCGTCAAGTCGCTCGGACGGGTCGGCGATGTCGTCGAAGTGTCGCCCGGTTATGCCCGCAACTACCTCGTCCCGCATCACATCGCGGTGCAACCGACCAAGACGAACCTTGAGCGTGTCGAGGAGAAGCGTCAGGAAGTGCTCCGCCAGGAAGCCGAGCTGCGTGAACAACGGGCCGCGATGCTCGAGAAGATGGAAGGCTTGGAAATCGCGCTGGAGCGCCGGGCCAACGAGATGGGCCACCTGTTCGGCTCGGTGACCGCGAGCGATGTCGCCGCCGAACTCAAGACGCAGGACTACGCGATCGAGGCCGAGGACGTGAACCTTCTGGGCCGCATCGACGAGGTCGGCCGCTACGACGTGGAGATCCGCTTCGCCGACGACCTGAAGAAGTCCATCCGCGTGTACGTCGCTCCTGACCCGGACAGCAAGGCCGCGATGGAAGAATACGAGGCCGAGAAGAAGGCCCGCGAGGAAGCCGAGAAAGAAGCCCAAGAGCGTGCCGCCGCGGCCGCCGCTGAAGCGGCCAACGCTTGA